From the Pseudarthrobacter sp. MM222 genome, one window contains:
- a CDS encoding DUF6458 family protein — protein sequence MRIGSSIFLIALGAILAWAVAPGLIPNVDQAMVGYILMVVGVIGLIASLVLASPGRGRSRRVSETRSVVDPNTGETITRNESRDGGI from the coding sequence ATGAGAATCGGTTCCTCCATCTTCCTCATCGCCCTCGGCGCCATCCTCGCCTGGGCCGTCGCTCCCGGCCTGATCCCGAATGTCGACCAGGCCATGGTCGGCTACATCCTGATGGTGGTCGGCGTCATCGGACTCATCGCTTCCCTGGTCCTCGCCTCCCCCGGCCGTGGACGCAGCCGCCGGGTCAGCGAGACGCGCTCGGTCGTCGACCCCAACACCGGCGAGACGATCACTCGCAATGAAAGCCGTGACGGCGGCATCTAA
- a CDS encoding beta-ketoacyl-[acyl-carrier-protein] synthase family protein codes for MSEVSPRVVITGLGAVTPVGGTAAESWDALLAGRSGIAALADDWAQALPVRLAGRVTLDVAALLSTPEYKRMDRCGQLALIASREAWAQAGRPDADPERLAVVIGSGYGGLDTTLEQARTLDASGPRRVSPHTLTRIMTNAPSAWVSMEVGAKGGARTPVSACASGAEAISQGADMIRAGAADVVIAGGVDSCINGLIISGFAQIRALSTRNEDPQSASRPFDRDRDGFVLAEGAGILVLEREDHARARGAAILGVVAGTAVTSDAVDIVAADPAMQRRVMEKALAAAELSPQDIGLVHAHATSTPVGDRLEADAIKAVLGNQVPVTSTKSLTGHLLGGAGALGAVVMVQALRSGALPGTRNLQAPGDGVDLNIIPETVSGLSATAGITNAFGFGGHSAALVITES; via the coding sequence ATGTCTGAAGTTTCCCCCCGAGTCGTCATTACCGGGCTGGGCGCGGTGACCCCCGTCGGCGGCACTGCTGCCGAATCCTGGGATGCCCTGTTGGCCGGCCGCTCCGGAATCGCGGCCCTCGCCGACGACTGGGCCCAGGCGCTCCCCGTCCGTCTGGCCGGGCGGGTCACCTTGGACGTGGCAGCATTGCTCTCCACTCCCGAATACAAAAGGATGGACCGCTGCGGCCAACTCGCGTTGATTGCGTCGAGGGAGGCATGGGCCCAGGCCGGCCGCCCGGACGCGGACCCCGAGAGGCTGGCGGTGGTTATTGGCTCCGGCTACGGCGGCCTGGACACCACCCTGGAACAGGCCCGGACGCTCGATGCCAGCGGTCCCCGGCGTGTGTCCCCCCATACGCTCACGCGCATCATGACAAACGCCCCTTCGGCCTGGGTGTCCATGGAAGTCGGCGCCAAGGGCGGCGCGAGGACCCCGGTGAGCGCTTGCGCCTCGGGCGCCGAGGCGATCTCCCAGGGTGCGGACATGATCCGGGCCGGTGCCGCGGACGTCGTGATTGCCGGTGGCGTGGACTCCTGCATCAACGGCCTGATCATCAGCGGCTTTGCCCAAATTCGGGCCCTGTCCACCCGCAATGAGGACCCGCAGTCCGCATCCCGGCCGTTCGACCGTGACCGGGATGGCTTCGTGCTGGCTGAAGGCGCCGGGATTCTCGTGCTGGAACGCGAAGACCACGCGCGCGCCCGTGGCGCGGCAATCCTGGGCGTGGTGGCGGGGACCGCAGTGACGTCCGACGCCGTCGACATCGTCGCCGCCGATCCGGCCATGCAACGCCGCGTCATGGAGAAGGCCCTCGCGGCCGCGGAACTGAGTCCCCAGGACATCGGGCTTGTCCACGCCCACGCGACTTCCACGCCGGTGGGGGACCGCCTGGAGGCAGACGCCATCAAGGCCGTCCTCGGCAATCAGGTTCCGGTTACCTCAACCAAGTCCCTTACCGGACACCTTCTCGGCGGCGCGGGCGCGCTCGGCGCCGTCGTGATGGTGCAGGCGTTGCGCTCGGGAGCGTTGCCGGGCACCCGCAACCTTCAGGCGCCCGGTGACGGGGTGGACCTCAACATCATCCCGGAAACGGTCTCGGGCTTGTCCGCGACGGCGGGCATCACCAACGCTTTCGGCTTCGGCGGCCACAGTGCCGCGCTGGTGATCACCGAAAGCTAG
- a CDS encoding alpha/beta hydrolase, producing the protein METVVWSKPEHERDGTPLLVMMHGYGTDESRMMKLFDGLPSAFSCAALRGPKVIGDHHGWFLLDYFLTHDFADVISSTNAVFNWIESVKDRHSSVSLLGYSQGMAMASTLLRLRPTQFRATVGLSGFVLQNELLAMSESFETRPPFFWGRDKDDMVINDAATEHTEEWLHEHTQLTARTYPGIGHSISKEELVDVSAFLRHYVLRPVTASQG; encoded by the coding sequence ATGGAGACAGTCGTCTGGTCCAAGCCGGAACACGAACGCGATGGAACGCCGCTGCTGGTCATGATGCACGGGTACGGAACCGACGAATCCCGGATGATGAAACTCTTTGACGGCCTGCCGTCCGCGTTCAGCTGCGCCGCGCTTCGCGGTCCGAAAGTGATCGGGGACCACCACGGCTGGTTCCTGCTGGACTACTTCCTGACCCACGACTTCGCGGACGTCATCTCCTCGACCAACGCCGTTTTTAACTGGATCGAGTCCGTCAAGGACCGGCACAGCAGCGTCAGCCTGCTTGGATATTCGCAGGGAATGGCCATGGCGAGCACCCTGCTGCGCCTGCGGCCGACTCAGTTCCGGGCCACGGTGGGGCTTTCCGGCTTCGTGCTGCAGAACGAGCTCCTGGCTATGAGCGAGTCCTTCGAGACGCGCCCGCCGTTCTTCTGGGGCCGGGACAAGGATGACATGGTCATCAACGACGCCGCCACGGAGCACACCGAGGAATGGCTGCACGAACACACGCAGCTCACGGCCCGGACATACCCAGGCATCGGCCACAGCATCTCCAAAGAGGAGCTCGTGGACGTCAGCGCCTTCCTCCGCCACTACGTGCTCCGCCCGGTGACCGCCTCGCAAGGCTAG
- a CDS encoding LacI family DNA-binding transcriptional regulator, with translation MLQAKTPRVTIQDVAALSGLSICTVSRALRRLPNVSESAQVKVADAAAKLGYKASSAASRLAGGSTGAVAIIAPTATAWFFARAVEAAEEVFADSGYDTVLISLRNSPSVQRKLFGDLEGLAQRVDGVLLLNIALSETEMAALAASGLAVASVGMHGVPWDNVGIDNEEAAFTATDHLLRLGHWDVAMLAGSEAGEASLVTANERLKGFERALSEHELTVDPDLVLDAGSSIEGGRRAMTELIENRRMPTAIFAGCDETAFGAVMALRDLGLSAPKNVSIIGIDDHQMSWFMGLTTIAQPVADQGAFAANLLVERLHRPGLPNPPSSHVLETKLVERKSTRRRR, from the coding sequence GTGCTGCAGGCAAAGACCCCGCGCGTCACCATCCAGGACGTCGCTGCCCTGTCCGGGCTCTCCATCTGCACCGTTTCGAGGGCGCTGCGCAGGCTGCCCAATGTTTCCGAAAGCGCCCAGGTCAAGGTCGCCGACGCCGCCGCCAAGCTCGGCTACAAGGCCTCGTCCGCTGCCTCGCGGCTCGCCGGCGGCAGCACCGGCGCCGTCGCCATCATCGCTCCCACTGCCACGGCGTGGTTCTTCGCCCGCGCAGTAGAGGCCGCCGAGGAAGTCTTTGCGGACAGCGGCTACGACACCGTCCTGATCAGCCTGCGGAACAGCCCCAGTGTGCAGCGCAAGCTGTTCGGCGACCTCGAAGGGCTCGCCCAGCGGGTCGACGGCGTGCTGCTGCTGAACATCGCCCTTAGCGAAACGGAAATGGCAGCCCTCGCCGCCTCGGGCCTGGCCGTTGCCAGTGTGGGCATGCACGGCGTCCCCTGGGACAACGTCGGCATCGACAACGAGGAAGCGGCCTTTACCGCCACCGACCATCTGCTCCGACTTGGCCACTGGGATGTGGCCATGCTGGCCGGCAGCGAAGCCGGCGAAGCCTCCCTGGTCACCGCCAACGAGCGGCTCAAGGGCTTTGAACGGGCCCTCTCCGAGCATGAACTAACCGTGGATCCGGACCTGGTGCTGGACGCCGGCTCCAGTATCGAGGGCGGCCGGCGGGCCATGACGGAGCTGATCGAAAACCGCAGGATGCCCACAGCGATCTTCGCCGGTTGTGACGAAACGGCCTTCGGCGCGGTGATGGCTTTGCGGGACCTCGGTTTGTCAGCACCGAAAAACGTGTCCATCATAGGAATAGACGATCATCAGATGAGCTGGTTCATGGGACTGACCACGATTGCCCAGCCAGTAGCAGACCAGGGCGCGTTCGCCGCCAACCTGCTCGTTGAAAGACTTCACCGCCCGGGGCTTCCGAATCCCCCGTCCAGCCACGTGCTGGAGACCAAATTGGTTGAGCGCAAGAGCACCCGCCGCCGACGTTGA
- a CDS encoding HAD family hydrolase has translation MTEFSNGTASADAIDGATAILFDLDGVLTPTAIVHEHAWQDLFDGFLKATPEVPAYRESDYFDHIDGKPRFDGVRDFLASRDIVLPEGPLDDDPANDTVHGLGNRKNKVFNDIVAAGGVEPYEGSVRFIAAAQARGLKLAVVSSSRNAPAVLKAAGLSEHFPVVVDGVVAVAEGLPGKPSPATYQYAARLLGLPSEECVVVEDAVSGVQAGSAGNFHSVIGVDRGAGRETLLAAGATLVVNDLDDLL, from the coding sequence ATGACTGAGTTTTCCAACGGCACCGCAAGTGCCGACGCGATCGACGGCGCCACCGCCATCCTCTTTGACCTCGACGGCGTGCTGACGCCGACGGCGATCGTGCACGAGCACGCGTGGCAGGATCTCTTCGACGGTTTCCTGAAGGCCACCCCGGAGGTGCCTGCCTACCGCGAAAGCGACTACTTCGACCACATCGACGGCAAGCCCCGCTTCGACGGCGTCCGGGACTTCCTGGCCTCCCGGGACATCGTCCTGCCGGAAGGCCCGCTGGATGACGATCCCGCAAATGACACCGTGCATGGACTGGGCAACCGAAAAAACAAGGTCTTCAACGACATCGTGGCCGCGGGCGGCGTCGAGCCGTATGAAGGCTCCGTGCGTTTCATCGCGGCCGCGCAGGCCCGCGGCCTGAAGCTCGCCGTCGTGTCCTCGTCCCGCAACGCACCCGCAGTGCTCAAGGCCGCGGGACTTTCCGAGCACTTCCCGGTGGTGGTGGACGGCGTCGTCGCAGTGGCTGAAGGACTTCCCGGCAAGCCCAGCCCTGCCACCTACCAATACGCCGCCCGGCTGCTGGGCCTGCCAAGCGAGGAATGCGTCGTCGTGGAGGACGCCGTCTCCGGCGTCCAGGCCGGAAGCGCGGGGAACTTCCACTCTGTGATCGGCGTGGACCGGGGAGCGGGCCGGGAGACCCTGCTGGCCGCGGGCGCCACCCTGGTGGTCAACGACCTCGACGATCTCCTCTAG
- a CDS encoding glycoside hydrolase family 65 protein, whose amino-acid sequence MALITSDRARFPNDPWQLVETVHLPGNAGTLETLFSLGNGHLGIRGAHWAAADADLPGSFINGFHETWDIKHAENAYGFARTGQRILYIPDANNFTVVIDGETLSLEESTVLDYRRSMDFATGIYECRIVWQCRSGATVTTTERRAVGYEARGALGISLELAADRDISADVTSSVINRQDQPVEDHSAHDPRRAGRHAGRVLLPVRLDGGDGSLRLSWETAESKQRIGLAVDHWTSAGVQPFDTQVHEDDSSVRYVLAVGADEPFVLEKSVSYAVGQSVEDLADAAEAGLIPLSEIFAQSVAHYRDYWTTSDIDLPGQTELQQAVRWNLFQLAQATACADVAGIPAKGVSGSGYEGHYFWDQEVYLLPYLTYTNPGNARQVLEFRHDMLPEAKIRAKELSVDGALFPWRTINGLEASAYYAAGTAQFHIAAAIAFATNRYIWASGDTEFRKSLGAELLIETARMWVSLGFFGKDGLFHIHGVTGPDEYTAVVNDNLYTNVMARFNLRAAAALDHPEIDDAERQLWEQAANRMQLPYDEDLQVHSQDNDFMTLEPWDWSTPRSKYPLLLNFHPLVIYRHQVLKQADTVLAMFLQWQDFSAEEKRRAFDFYDPITTGDSTLSACVQGIMAAEVGYGKAALEHFTHALFIDLDDTHGNTIDGVHIASTGGVWSSLVSGFAGLRDQGTVPYFDPRLPAEWDGLSFHLKVQGSLLHVGLEQGSITLTVREGAPLDVDVRGELLTVDGDPVRVPLAPVAAPEPTIFPSGLPTASIPVVRAAV is encoded by the coding sequence ATGGCCCTCATCACCTCGGACCGCGCCCGGTTCCCCAACGACCCGTGGCAGCTCGTGGAGACCGTTCACCTCCCCGGCAACGCCGGCACGCTGGAGACCCTGTTCAGCCTCGGCAACGGCCACCTGGGCATTCGCGGTGCCCACTGGGCGGCCGCGGACGCCGACCTGCCGGGCAGCTTCATTAACGGTTTCCATGAGACGTGGGACATCAAGCATGCGGAAAACGCCTACGGTTTCGCCCGCACCGGCCAGCGCATCCTCTACATCCCGGACGCCAACAACTTCACGGTGGTCATCGACGGCGAAACCCTGAGCCTGGAGGAGTCCACCGTCCTGGACTACCGGCGCAGCATGGACTTCGCCACGGGCATCTATGAGTGCCGGATCGTCTGGCAGTGCCGCTCCGGCGCCACCGTCACCACCACGGAACGCCGCGCCGTCGGCTACGAGGCCCGTGGCGCCCTCGGCATCTCCCTGGAACTCGCCGCTGACCGGGACATCTCCGCGGACGTCACCTCTTCCGTGATCAACCGCCAGGACCAGCCGGTCGAGGACCACTCGGCGCACGACCCGCGCCGGGCCGGCCGGCACGCCGGGCGGGTACTCCTGCCGGTGCGGCTCGACGGCGGCGATGGTTCGCTGCGCCTGTCGTGGGAAACCGCGGAATCGAAGCAGCGGATCGGCTTGGCCGTGGACCACTGGACGTCCGCGGGCGTGCAACCCTTCGACACCCAGGTGCACGAGGATGACAGCAGTGTCCGCTATGTCCTGGCCGTCGGCGCGGACGAGCCGTTCGTGCTGGAGAAGAGCGTCAGCTACGCCGTCGGGCAGTCTGTCGAGGACCTCGCCGACGCCGCAGAAGCCGGCCTCATACCCCTCAGCGAGATCTTTGCCCAGAGCGTGGCGCACTACCGCGACTACTGGACGACGAGCGACATCGACCTGCCCGGACAGACCGAGCTGCAGCAGGCGGTTCGCTGGAACCTCTTCCAGCTGGCCCAGGCCACGGCCTGCGCCGATGTTGCGGGCATCCCGGCGAAGGGCGTCAGCGGCTCCGGCTACGAGGGCCACTACTTCTGGGACCAGGAGGTGTACCTGCTGCCCTACCTGACCTACACCAACCCGGGGAACGCGCGCCAGGTCCTTGAGTTCCGCCACGACATGCTGCCGGAGGCCAAGATCCGCGCCAAGGAGCTCAGCGTGGACGGGGCCCTGTTCCCCTGGCGGACCATCAACGGGCTCGAGGCCAGCGCCTACTACGCCGCCGGCACCGCCCAGTTCCATATCGCCGCGGCGATCGCCTTCGCAACCAACCGCTACATCTGGGCCAGCGGCGACACCGAGTTCCGGAAATCCCTCGGCGCCGAGCTGCTGATCGAGACCGCCCGGATGTGGGTCTCGCTGGGCTTCTTCGGCAAGGACGGCCTCTTCCACATCCACGGCGTCACCGGCCCGGACGAGTACACCGCCGTCGTCAACGACAACCTGTATACCAATGTCATGGCGCGCTTTAACCTGCGTGCCGCGGCGGCGCTGGACCACCCGGAAATCGACGACGCCGAACGCCAGCTCTGGGAGCAGGCCGCCAACCGCATGCAATTGCCCTACGACGAGGACCTCCAGGTGCACTCGCAGGACAACGACTTCATGACCCTGGAGCCCTGGGACTGGAGTACCCCGCGGTCCAAGTACCCGCTGCTGCTGAACTTCCACCCGCTGGTGATCTACCGGCACCAGGTCCTGAAGCAGGCGGACACCGTGCTGGCCATGTTCCTGCAGTGGCAGGATTTCAGTGCCGAAGAAAAGCGCCGCGCCTTCGATTTTTACGATCCGATCACCACCGGCGACTCCACCCTCTCCGCCTGCGTCCAGGGCATCATGGCGGCCGAGGTGGGCTACGGCAAGGCCGCGCTGGAGCACTTCACGCACGCGCTGTTCATTGACCTGGACGACACCCACGGCAACACCATCGACGGCGTCCACATCGCGTCCACCGGCGGCGTATGGAGCTCGCTGGTCAGCGGCTTCGCCGGCCTGCGGGACCAGGGCACCGTGCCCTACTTTGACCCGAGGCTGCCGGCGGAATGGGACGGGCTGTCCTTCCACCTGAAGGTCCAGGGCAGTCTGCTGCACGTCGGCCTGGAGCAGGGATCCATCACCCTGACCGTCCGGGAGGGTGCACCGCTGGACGTCGACGTCCGCGGGGAACTGCTGACCGTGGACGGCGACCCCGTCCGCGTTCCGCTGGCGCCCGTGGCCGCGCCTGAGCCCACGATCTTCCCCAGCGGACTTCCGACGGCGTCGATCCCGGTAGTCCGCGCCGCCGTCTAG
- a CDS encoding MFS transporter has product MRAPRALRPFAHREYRVLIAALAISIFGSGMWAVAMVYEVIHLGGGPLELSLVATAGSVGLVAFVLAGGIAADRVPQRLLIIGVEGANLAVIASISGLALLGWLQLWHLALGAFVLGVGAAFFFPAYSAILPRILPPEDLLAANGMEGTMRPILQQAAGPAVAGILVAALSPSHAVTGVAACHLLAFGVLNFLRPQPPIPGQKPADAAAPDRVRAGSLLHDLREGVGYTLRTPWLLWTLLWACISVLFLIGPIEVLLPFVVRDQLGGDSRMFGFLLAIMGVGSAVAALATASFPLPRRYLTVMMVSWGLGTLPIAAVGVMDSFWAVAAAMFVFGATGSVGMVIWGTLLQRRVPPYLLGRVSSLDFFVSLALMPVSMALAGPAAEVLPVWLIFLVAGGVCPLMAVVAMIVARMPHDELAHPLDRGAESDADGDADGGTDLAAEIGTDGGRDRGTDAGTDLVGS; this is encoded by the coding sequence ATGCGTGCCCCGCGAGCCCTCCGCCCTTTCGCGCACCGGGAGTACCGCGTGCTGATCGCGGCGCTGGCCATCTCCATCTTCGGTTCCGGAATGTGGGCCGTCGCGATGGTCTATGAGGTGATCCACCTTGGCGGCGGTCCGCTGGAGCTCTCGCTCGTGGCCACGGCCGGCAGTGTGGGGCTCGTGGCGTTCGTGCTGGCCGGGGGCATCGCGGCGGACCGCGTTCCGCAGCGGCTTCTGATCATCGGCGTCGAGGGCGCGAACCTGGCGGTCATTGCCAGCATCAGCGGGCTTGCCCTGCTCGGCTGGCTGCAGCTCTGGCATCTGGCGCTGGGGGCGTTCGTGCTGGGCGTCGGTGCAGCGTTCTTCTTCCCCGCCTACTCCGCCATCCTGCCCCGGATCCTCCCGCCCGAGGACCTGCTCGCGGCCAACGGCATGGAAGGCACGATGCGGCCGATCCTGCAGCAGGCCGCCGGTCCTGCAGTGGCCGGCATTCTGGTGGCCGCACTTTCCCCCTCGCACGCGGTGACCGGCGTGGCGGCCTGCCATCTGCTGGCATTCGGAGTCCTGAACTTCCTCAGGCCACAGCCCCCGATCCCAGGCCAGAAGCCAGCGGACGCCGCCGCGCCGGACCGCGTGCGCGCGGGCTCGCTGCTGCACGACCTCCGCGAAGGCGTGGGCTACACGCTCCGGACACCCTGGCTGTTGTGGACCCTGCTCTGGGCCTGCATTTCGGTGCTGTTCCTGATCGGCCCCATCGAGGTGCTGCTGCCGTTCGTGGTCCGGGACCAGCTCGGCGGCGACTCGCGGATGTTCGGGTTCCTGCTCGCCATCATGGGCGTCGGCAGCGCTGTGGCCGCGCTGGCAACGGCGTCCTTCCCCCTGCCCCGCCGCTACCTCACCGTGATGATGGTTTCCTGGGGACTGGGCACTTTGCCCATCGCCGCCGTGGGTGTCATGGACAGTTTCTGGGCCGTGGCCGCGGCCATGTTTGTCTTCGGCGCCACCGGCAGCGTGGGCATGGTCATCTGGGGCACGTTGCTGCAGCGCCGGGTTCCGCCGTACCTGCTCGGCCGCGTCTCCAGCCTGGATTTTTTCGTGTCGTTGGCCCTCATGCCCGTCTCCATGGCCCTGGCCGGTCCCGCCGCCGAGGTGCTCCCGGTATGGCTCATATTCCTCGTGGCGGGGGGCGTGTGCCCGCTCATGGCCGTCGTGGCGATGATCGTCGCGCGGATGCCGCACGACGAGCTGGCCCATCCCCTGGACCGGGGTGCGGAGAGCGACGCGGACGGCGACGCCGACGGCGGAACGGACCTGGCCGCGGAGATCGGAACGGACGGCGGGCGGGACCGCGGGACCGACGCCGGAACGGACCTGGTGGGCAGTTAG
- a CDS encoding LamB/YcsF family protein has product MDLNAGLGESFGSWTMGDDAAMFPLVTSASVACGVHAGDPVTMLDTCRAAYDLDVRVGAHIGYPDLAGFGLRALDMSFDDLFGSVLYQLGALDGVAHAVGASVDYVKVHGGLYDRTMRDAEQASAVIAAVQAYDPGLPVLGFPGSALLAMAAESGHPVFAEAFADRSYLPDGTLVPRSQEGALLHDAGQIAERAVRLATKGEVEAVDGTVLRIEPHSLCLNGGPPGSVVTAGAVRAALEQAGVELESFA; this is encoded by the coding sequence TTGGATCTGAACGCCGGCCTCGGGGAGTCCTTCGGGAGCTGGACCATGGGCGACGACGCCGCCATGTTCCCGCTTGTCACGAGCGCCAGCGTGGCGTGCGGGGTGCACGCCGGGGACCCCGTGACGATGCTGGACACCTGCCGCGCCGCGTACGACCTCGACGTCCGGGTGGGTGCCCACATCGGCTACCCGGACCTCGCCGGGTTTGGCCTCCGGGCACTGGACATGTCCTTCGACGATCTGTTCGGGTCGGTGCTGTACCAGCTCGGCGCGCTGGACGGGGTGGCCCATGCGGTCGGCGCCTCGGTGGACTACGTCAAGGTGCACGGCGGCCTCTACGACCGGACGATGCGCGACGCCGAGCAGGCGTCGGCCGTGATTGCCGCCGTCCAGGCCTACGACCCCGGACTGCCGGTCCTCGGCTTCCCCGGCTCCGCCCTGCTCGCGATGGCAGCGGAATCCGGCCACCCGGTCTTCGCCGAAGCCTTCGCCGACCGCAGCTACCTCCCGGACGGCACCCTTGTGCCGCGCTCGCAGGAGGGCGCCCTGCTCCACGACGCCGGTCAAATCGCCGAACGGGCGGTGCGCCTCGCCACCAAGGGCGAAGTCGAGGCGGTCGACGGCACGGTGCTCCGGATCGAACCGCACTCGCTGTGCCTGAATGGGGGTCCCCCCGGGTCCGTCGTCACGGCGGGCGCGGTCCGCGCGGCCCTGGAGCAGGCCGGCGTCGAGCTGGAAAGCTTCGCCTAG
- a CDS encoding DUF445 domain-containing protein: MQVKTDRSSPPESATAAVEHRYSAADAEKAAALRKMKLLAVSLLIAMAVIFLIAFGLQKQYPWLEYVRAAAEGGMVGALADWFAVTALFKYPMGLKIPHTAIIPNRKDQIGASLGDFVETNFLSEQVVHEKLASMDIARKVGTWLSGPGGPERVAKEGAAIIRGAFTVLNDDDVQAVIESMVRKHLLTPPWGPPVGRLAQRIFDDGHHHALVDLLVDRTVDWVRDNHETVSRLVTDRSPTWVPTFVDGLVGDKVYVEILKFTKAVQADPQHQVRLSIDKYLQELAQDLQHDPVMIARAEGIKAQVLGDPEVRELASRTWGTIKTALLTAVDDPHSELTVKFKAAVHDFGTRLVVDPELAGKVNKWVGDAAGYLVKTYRSDIAAVITDTVARWDGEETSQKIELQVGKDLQFIRINGTVVGALAGLVIFTLAHLLFG, translated from the coding sequence ATGCAGGTGAAAACTGATCGATCTTCCCCGCCCGAGTCCGCGACCGCCGCCGTCGAACATCGGTACAGCGCGGCGGACGCCGAGAAAGCCGCGGCACTGCGGAAAATGAAGCTGCTCGCGGTGTCGTTGCTGATCGCGATGGCCGTCATCTTCCTGATCGCCTTCGGACTGCAGAAGCAGTATCCGTGGCTCGAGTACGTCCGTGCCGCCGCCGAGGGCGGCATGGTGGGTGCGCTTGCCGACTGGTTCGCCGTCACGGCCCTGTTCAAGTACCCGATGGGCCTCAAGATTCCGCACACCGCCATCATCCCGAACCGGAAGGACCAGATCGGCGCCTCGCTGGGCGACTTCGTCGAGACCAACTTCCTCTCCGAGCAGGTGGTCCACGAGAAGCTCGCCTCGATGGACATCGCGCGCAAGGTCGGCACGTGGCTGTCCGGACCCGGTGGCCCCGAACGCGTCGCCAAGGAAGGCGCCGCCATCATCCGTGGCGCCTTCACGGTTTTGAACGACGACGACGTCCAGGCCGTGATCGAGAGCATGGTCCGCAAACATCTGCTCACCCCGCCGTGGGGACCGCCGGTGGGCCGCCTCGCCCAGAGGATCTTCGACGACGGCCACCACCACGCGCTCGTGGACCTGCTGGTCGACCGCACGGTGGACTGGGTCCGGGACAACCATGAGACCGTCAGCAGGCTGGTCACCGACCGCTCCCCCACCTGGGTGCCGACGTTCGTGGACGGGCTCGTGGGTGACAAGGTCTATGTGGAGATCCTGAAGTTCACCAAGGCGGTGCAGGCCGATCCGCAGCACCAGGTCCGGTTGTCTATCGACAAATACCTCCAGGAGCTCGCGCAGGACCTGCAGCATGACCCGGTCATGATCGCCCGCGCCGAGGGCATCAAAGCCCAGGTCCTCGGCGATCCCGAGGTCCGGGAACTCGCTTCCCGCACCTGGGGCACCATCAAGACCGCCCTGCTTACCGCCGTCGACGATCCGCACAGCGAGCTGACGGTGAAGTTCAAGGCCGCCGTGCACGATTTCGGCACCCGGCTGGTGGTCGATCCGGAACTCGCCGGGAAGGTGAACAAGTGGGTCGGCGACGCCGCGGGCTATCTCGTCAAGACTTACCGCTCGGATATCGCCGCCGTGATCACCGATACCGTGGCGCGCTGGGATGGCGAGGAAACCTCACAAAAGATCGAGCTCCAGGTGGGCAAGGACCTGCAGTTCATCCGGATCAACGGCACCGTGGTGGGCGCCCTCGCCGGGCTCGTCATCTTCACCCTGGCCCACCTGCTATTCGGGTAG
- a CDS encoding glycerophosphodiester phosphodiesterase, producing MTTEEPRDARPLVYAHRGSSGTFAEHTRAAYLQAIADGADGVECDVHLTRDQHAVLLHDANLDRTSDGTGPVADRTLRELRRLDFSSWRGARIPAEYGGISTQFLTLVELLDILREAGREIGLAIELKHPSPYQLRLEDRVLGILRAEGWEPATSKLGNITVSFMSFSPEAVKHLLQSVPAEAVCQLVDDVNVGDIREGLGLGAFTGNALANVLKAAHTEGVRILNDCEVGMAGPGVDYLRGHPRMVRRWLDSGRRFRVWTVDAEDDVALCQDLGVHEITTNRPAQVLAQLHNGSRPQR from the coding sequence ATGACAACCGAGGAGCCCCGGGACGCCCGTCCGCTTGTCTACGCTCACCGCGGCTCCAGCGGGACCTTCGCGGAACACACGCGGGCCGCCTACCTGCAGGCCATCGCCGACGGCGCGGACGGTGTCGAGTGCGACGTCCACCTGACCCGTGACCAGCACGCCGTGCTGTTGCACGACGCCAATCTGGACCGGACCTCCGACGGCACCGGTCCGGTCGCCGACCGGACCCTGAGGGAGCTCCGACGGCTCGATTTCTCCTCCTGGCGGGGCGCCCGGATTCCGGCCGAATACGGCGGCATTTCAACGCAGTTCCTGACCCTTGTGGAGCTCCTGGACATCCTGCGGGAGGCGGGCCGTGAAATCGGGCTGGCAATCGAGCTTAAACACCCCAGCCCCTACCAGCTCAGGCTCGAAGACCGGGTCCTCGGCATCCTGCGGGCGGAAGGGTGGGAGCCCGCCACGTCGAAGTTGGGAAACATCACAGTGTCCTTCATGAGCTTCAGCCCGGAGGCGGTGAAGCACCTGCTCCAGTCCGTTCCGGCGGAGGCGGTCTGCCAACTGGTCGACGACGTCAACGTCGGGGACATCCGGGAAGGGCTCGGCCTCGGGGCGTTCACCGGGAATGCGCTGGCCAACGTCCTGAAGGCTGCCCACACGGAAGGGGTGCGGATCCTGAACGACTGCGAGGTCGGCATGGCCGGACCCGGCGTCGACTACCTGCGCGGGCACCCCCGGATGGTCCGGCGCTGGCTCGATTCCGGACGGCGGTTCCGGGTCTGGACGGTGGACGCGGAGGACGACGTCGCACTCTGCCAGGATTTGGGCGTCCACGAGATCACCACGAACCGGCCGGCACAGGTCCTCGCCCAGCTCCACAACGGGAGCCGGCCGCAGCGCTGA